CGCAACTGATGAAGAAGCGATGCTTCAGGCCGTTACAAATCAACCTGTGTCCGTTGCAATCGATGGAAGTGGACTAGCCTTTCAGTTTTTTCAAGGTGGTGTGTTTAATGGAGATTGTGGCAATTCTCTCACTCATCCAGTCACTATTGTTGGATGTGGGACAAGTGAAGAAGGTTTAAACTATTGGCTGGTTAAGAGTTCATGGGGAGAAACTTGGGGTGAAAAGGGATATTTTTGGATTGAAAGGGGTGTGAATAAATGTTGTATCGCCATGAAAGCTTCTTAGCTGCATAGGTTGATACTAGATTATGGTACATCTATGGAATGAAACTTTAGTTGAATCATAGAGTATAAATGTAGTAAGTTAAAGACATATGAGTTCAAGTGTGcggatatttttctattttttatataaatgataTACAAGGACAAAAACacctttaaaataatacaattttttttatagagtGGGGATTTTTATTTTCTAACTGTGCATATACATATTCTTAGGGTTgtttaaaattttggaatttgCTTTGGTTTTAGGTTCCTACTTCCTATGTATCTTCTTATTAGAagtattatatccgggttttaaaaaaaaattctattaactAATTTTTGGATAATCAATGTGGAGTGTTTCCTAGAATTTGTATTCCATCACCTTGACAACGCAGTCACTATTTTTTTCACCAATACAAATACTTAATCTAAAACAGATAGTGTGTCAAttgattttataactttttttatatttcgaTATCTAGCTATTAAATTTATGTTGTTCCATGATATATGAGATTGATATCAtgacaattaaaaaatatataacaaaaggATAATTTTAAATAAGGATACTATATCGACCTAATTTTAAGTGTTGTCGAAAAATACAGTTTTAAaacttcattttcaaaaattgagtcTGCAAATGTAAAAGAGAAAATTTATAGaatcattataaaaatatattgaagatcgtttaagtaatttaattgagAATATAGTTAATCAAagttatggattaaattgtaaaaattcaatcgctataagattttaatttagaaaatacttGAGGAATTAAATAACAATTATCCAAAAGACCAATATTACTATTTAATCCatttttaaagtaatttaatGTGGGAATGTTGCTGATTTCCACTTAGCCTGGtttctaattaaaaaatataaaaaattaataaagtcAACTAAGATTGattaatctaattaattaaactaattatcctTAATATATAAAGCAAATTAGTCGATGGAAAGATGACATTGTCATCTTCTTGCCCAAGCCATGAgctactaaaaaaataatttttctttgtcATTTGGCCATCCATATTGAATAAGATAATTAAGttgttttattcaaatttttatagattttttttatcatgagagcttgatttagttaattaatgTATTAATTTGTCCAATCACttagttttagtttttaacaAGTTGCCATTAGAGAGAAATTGATGAACTAAGCTTGAAATTGAAGAGATTAATAGATAGTGAGCTTAGattgtgataaggactaaattagaaactaaATTAAACTTGTTAAAtaactttgtaacattagggactaaattgattaaattgaaaactatCATGAAATTTTGTTATAGATAGGAAGTATAAGGTCCCTATGGAAAGAATGTGAAATCGAATTTTGATTCAATGTTAGATATTGAAAAATAAGAGTATCCcagatatagggactaaattgaataaaatgaaaaatatgtttggctaagtatttgaatgttaattgggtgTAAGCTAACGTTGTTTCTATTATAGAATTATTGAACATAGTTAAAGATGACATCGAGCCGTTTTGAAAGAAGGGAAACACAAGAGTCATAGACGAGTGACAAAAACTTCAATTTGTActtttaatatttcaattcaatacatacatacatacatacatacatacatacatacatgcatgcatgcatacatgcaACATGATTACTGCTTATTAACTATTAAGATTATATCATGTATTGAATGTCTAGATTGTGAATTgatttgaatataataaaaatgagtaTGATATGAATTGATTCGTATGTGATGGAATAGTATGTCAAATATTGAATTGAGATGAACATATATATGATGTATGACTATGATGTGTATTTATTTAGTGGTTACCCTACTGACTATCTAAGGCAGAGTTGAGTTTAGTTGGCATGTTATAGGGTCATCAATATAGTGATTGAAAACCATCGTTGCCGGGCCATCTAGGATGGTAGATTATATAAACAATGAACGTCATCGTTTTCGGGCTATTCAGGATGGTAGAATATCAAAACAGTGAAAGCCATTGTTATCTGGCCATCCGAAATGGTAGAATATCGAAATAGTGAAAACCATTATTGTTGGGCAATCCAAGATGGTAGAATTTGTAAATTGTGGAAACTATTGTTGTCGAGCCACCTAGGATGGTAAAATGTGTATATAGTGAAAACCATCGTTACTGGGGCCACGGGGATTGTAGAATATGTAGATAATGAAAGTCATCGATGCCGAGTAACCCGGGATGGTAGAACATACAAAC
The genomic region above belongs to Gossypium hirsutum isolate 1008001.06 chromosome D05, Gossypium_hirsutum_v2.1, whole genome shotgun sequence and contains:
- the LOC107902417 gene encoding vignain-like, producing MQGTCDTGKQKNKAATSINYETLPATDEEAMLQAVTNQPVSVAIDGSGLAFQFFQGGVFNGDCGNSLTHPVTIVGCGTSEEGLNYWLVKSSWGETWGEKGYFWIERGVNKCCIAMKAS